The following proteins are encoded in a genomic region of Spirochaetota bacterium:
- a CDS encoding flagellar motor protein has translation MDIATIAGLAIGFAGIVSGFLLEGGHINSLFQVTAALIVFGGTIGATMTSFTLKDLMNVPKLIMSAISLHVEVEKELLEIFVTMSEKARRDGLLSLETDIEEGLANAKYDQMLVKGLKLVVDGTEPELVRSMLSDEIYAYEQERKREVNIFVAAGGFSPTMGIVGTVMGLIHILGNLTGADPSKLAGSIALAFIATLYGISFANLVYLPIGNKLKLKMERSKHEKEFIIEGVLSIQAGHNPRIVREKLESLIADFKPSSETEKKEK, from the coding sequence ATGGACATAGCGACCATTGCCGGTTTGGCGATAGGATTTGCCGGGATCGTCTCCGGATTCCTCCTGGAAGGCGGTCATATCAACTCGCTCTTCCAGGTCACCGCCGCACTCATCGTTTTCGGCGGCACCATCGGTGCAACAATGACATCGTTCACGCTCAAAGACCTCATGAACGTGCCCAAACTTATCATGAGCGCGATATCGCTGCACGTCGAGGTTGAGAAAGAACTTCTTGAAATATTCGTTACCATGTCCGAAAAAGCCCGCCGCGACGGACTCCTCAGTCTTGAAACCGATATTGAGGAAGGTCTTGCCAACGCGAAGTACGACCAGATGCTCGTCAAGGGATTGAAACTCGTCGTTGACGGCACGGAACCCGAGCTCGTGCGCAGCATGCTCTCCGATGAGATCTATGCCTACGAGCAGGAGCGCAAACGGGAAGTCAATATATTCGTGGCGGCAGGCGGCTTTTCCCCGACGATGGGTATCGTGGGAACGGTCATGGGGCTCATCCATATTCTCGGGAATCTTACCGGAGCGGACCCGTCAAAACTCGCCGGATCGATAGCGCTTGCATTCATCGCAACGCTGTACGGGATATCGTTCGCGAACCTCGTGTATCTGCCTATCGGCAATAAGCTCAAACTGAAAATGGAGCGCAGCAAGCACGAGAAGGAATTCATCATCGAAGGCGTGCTGTCGATACAGGCGGGCCATAACCCGCGTATCGTGCGTGAAAAGCTCGAATCGCTCATCGCCGACTTCAAACCGTCGAGCGAGACCGAGAAGAAAGAGAAATAG